The following are from one region of the Microbacterium sp. cx-55 genome:
- a CDS encoding MDR family MFS transporter — MTAIAPADTAAPAPMSRRRVLEALSGLLLGMFVSMLASTVVSTSLPVIIHDLSGDQSSFTWVVTATLLTTAISTPIWGKLADLFNRKLLFQLAIGIFVLATAAAGFSQDPSMLIAFRAVQGLGAGGLAALSQVIMADIISPRERGRYMGLFGAVMAVATVGGPLLGGVITDAWGWRWNFFVALPFAVAALILVQRTLHLPARTKRTVSIDYVGIVLLSAAVSLLLIWITLAGDSFEWMSVQTLLMVGGAVLATALFIIVELRSKEPLVPLTLFRNRTFSLAVIASIATGIAMFGASVYLGQYMQLARGATPTEAGVMTIPMIAGLLLSSIGVGALITRFGRWKPYLIVGAVFLIAGSFLLSTIHYDTNFALVSLYMFLLGAGVGMTMQNLVLVVQNTSKPSEIGVASSGVTFFRSLGGTIGVSIMGAALSTRVVDLVAERQGDITTALATLGDQAQTWAAQLQSGTLPQVSAMPEALRVVFEDIYANGISHSFLIAVPFAVLSLLAIVFLPNKSLTIMTTSERIAASEADLATVSVPEAMATLTGSVRTTDAASDAHGSRR; from the coding sequence ATGACTGCGATCGCGCCCGCCGATACGGCCGCTCCCGCTCCGATGAGTCGACGCCGAGTACTCGAAGCCCTCTCCGGCCTTCTGCTCGGCATGTTCGTCTCGATGCTCGCCTCGACCGTCGTGTCGACCTCACTCCCGGTGATCATCCACGATCTCTCCGGCGACCAGAGCTCGTTCACCTGGGTGGTCACGGCGACCCTCCTCACCACAGCGATCTCGACCCCCATCTGGGGCAAACTCGCCGACCTCTTCAACCGCAAGCTGCTGTTCCAGCTCGCCATCGGCATCTTCGTGCTCGCCACGGCCGCCGCCGGGTTCTCGCAGGACCCGTCGATGCTCATCGCCTTCCGCGCGGTGCAGGGCCTCGGCGCGGGTGGCCTCGCCGCCCTCAGCCAGGTCATCATGGCCGACATCATCAGCCCGCGTGAGCGCGGCCGTTACATGGGACTGTTCGGCGCCGTCATGGCCGTCGCCACGGTCGGCGGTCCGCTGCTCGGCGGTGTCATCACGGATGCGTGGGGATGGCGCTGGAACTTCTTCGTCGCTCTGCCGTTCGCGGTTGCGGCCCTGATCCTCGTGCAGCGCACGCTGCACCTGCCGGCGCGCACCAAGCGCACCGTGTCGATCGACTACGTCGGCATCGTGCTGCTCTCGGCCGCCGTCTCGCTGCTGCTCATCTGGATCACGCTCGCGGGTGACTCGTTCGAGTGGATGAGCGTGCAGACGCTGCTCATGGTCGGCGGCGCCGTGCTCGCCACCGCGCTGTTCATCATCGTCGAGCTGCGTTCCAAGGAGCCGCTCGTTCCCCTCACCCTGTTCCGCAACCGCACGTTCTCGCTGGCCGTCATCGCGTCGATCGCGACCGGTATCGCGATGTTCGGCGCGTCGGTCTACCTCGGTCAATACATGCAGCTCGCTCGGGGCGCGACCCCGACCGAGGCGGGCGTCATGACGATCCCGATGATCGCCGGCCTGCTGCTCTCGTCGATCGGCGTCGGCGCGCTCATCACCCGCTTCGGTCGCTGGAAGCCGTACCTCATCGTGGGCGCCGTCTTCCTGATCGCCGGATCGTTCCTGCTCTCGACCATCCACTACGACACGAACTTCGCGCTCGTCTCGCTGTACATGTTCCTGCTCGGCGCCGGCGTCGGCATGACCATGCAGAACCTGGTGCTCGTGGTGCAGAACACGTCCAAGCCGAGCGAGATCGGCGTCGCCAGCTCGGGCGTCACCTTCTTCCGCAGCCTCGGTGGCACCATCGGCGTCTCGATCATGGGCGCGGCGCTGTCGACGCGGGTCGTCGACCTCGTCGCCGAGCGCCAGGGCGACATCACGACGGCACTCGCCACCCTCGGTGACCAGGCGCAGACCTGGGCGGCGCAGCTGCAGAGCGGCACCCTCCCGCAGGTGTCGGCGATGCCGGAGGCCCTGCGCGTGGTGTTCGAGGACATCTACGCGAACGGCATCTCGCACTCGTTCCTCATCGCGGTTCCGTTCGCGGTGCTGAGCCTGCTCGCGATCGTGTTCCTGCCGAACAAGTCGCTGACCATCATGACCACGAGCGAGCGCATCGCGGCGAGCGAGGCCGACCTCGCCACCGTGTCGGTGCCCGAGGCCATGGCGACGCTCACCGGTTCGGTACGGACCACGGATGCGGCATCCGACGCTCACGGCTCGCGCCGCTAG
- a CDS encoding MarR family winged helix-turn-helix transcriptional regulator produces MTTDRTREARTEAVRALEGEFSELINRFRRVITENANRVSPGMLPGAYKVFTTIARRESVTQSALAEALMVDKGQLSRTVRELEQLGLVERTPDPNDGRSSLLAPTAFGIERLTAARLPQENALLENLVDWPIEDIHNLSRLLHALTSGINP; encoded by the coding sequence ATGACCACCGATCGGACTCGAGAGGCGCGCACCGAGGCGGTGCGCGCCCTCGAGGGCGAGTTCAGCGAGCTCATCAACCGATTCCGGCGCGTCATCACCGAGAACGCGAACCGGGTGAGCCCGGGGATGCTGCCGGGCGCCTACAAGGTGTTCACCACGATCGCCCGCCGTGAGAGCGTGACCCAGTCCGCTCTCGCGGAGGCCCTCATGGTCGACAAGGGCCAGCTGAGCCGCACGGTGCGCGAGCTCGAACAGCTCGGGCTCGTCGAGCGCACTCCCGATCCGAACGATGGCCGCTCGAGCCTTCTCGCCCCCACCGCCTTCGGCATCGAGCGCCTCACGGCGGCCCGGTTGCCGCAGGAGAACGCGCTGCTCGAGAACCTCGTCGACTGGCCGATCGAAGACATCCACAATCTCAGTCGCCTGCTGCACGCGCTGACGTCGGGTATCAATCCTTGA
- a CDS encoding NADP-dependent oxidoreductase has protein sequence MNHRPLKPTTATDHSAEPVPDRMRASVIDATGGTDALHILDVPVPSPVLSELLIRVVAAGVNPIDTKTRAGSGLSAAIAAYPATLGFDFSGVVVSAPYEAHPLSPGTEVYGLASFPRTGGSYAEYVVAPSQSLARKPTSLSHVEAAGVPLAALTAWGVVVETARAHEGQRMLIHAGSGGVGHFAVQLAAYFGARVTVTASGRNAAWLRELGAAEVIDYATTRFEDVVADVDVVIDLVGNTADEVGTRSLQVLRPGGLYVLVPTGAWPGYAEAAEAAGLRATSYKVTPDGDVLATLGRLLDSRAIQVYIDSVFDLGDASAAHEAVESGHTRGKTVLRVSDD, from the coding sequence ATGAACCACCGGCCGCTGAAACCGACCACCGCCACCGACCACTCCGCCGAGCCGGTCCCCGACCGGATGCGGGCGTCCGTCATCGATGCCACTGGCGGCACCGATGCTCTCCACATCCTCGACGTCCCGGTGCCGTCGCCGGTGTTGAGCGAACTCCTCATCCGGGTCGTCGCCGCGGGCGTCAACCCGATCGACACGAAGACCCGAGCCGGATCGGGACTGTCCGCAGCCATCGCGGCGTACCCGGCGACCCTGGGTTTCGACTTCAGCGGGGTTGTCGTCTCCGCACCGTACGAGGCGCACCCGCTCTCTCCGGGCACTGAGGTGTACGGCCTGGCGTCGTTCCCGCGGACGGGTGGCTCGTACGCCGAGTACGTCGTCGCCCCGTCGCAGTCGCTGGCGCGCAAACCCACGAGCCTGTCGCACGTCGAGGCCGCGGGTGTTCCGCTCGCCGCGCTCACCGCGTGGGGCGTCGTCGTGGAGACGGCGCGCGCACACGAGGGGCAGCGGATGCTGATCCACGCCGGCAGCGGCGGCGTCGGCCATTTCGCGGTGCAACTCGCGGCGTACTTCGGCGCACGGGTGACGGTGACCGCATCCGGCCGCAACGCGGCATGGCTCCGCGAGCTGGGCGCCGCCGAGGTGATCGATTACGCGACGACCCGGTTCGAAGACGTCGTCGCGGATGTCGACGTCGTGATCGACCTCGTCGGCAACACCGCCGATGAGGTGGGTACGCGGTCGCTGCAGGTGCTGCGGCCGGGCGGGCTGTACGTGCTCGTGCCGACCGGCGCGTGGCCCGGGTACGCCGAGGCCGCTGAGGCGGCGGGTCTGCGTGCGACGAGCTACAAGGTGACCCCGGATGGCGACGTCCTCGCCACCCTCGGCCGCCTACTCGATTCGCGCGCGATCCAGGTCTACATCGATTCGGTGTTCGATCTCGGCGACGCGTCCGCCGCGCACGAGGCCGTCGAAAGCGGCCACACCCGCGGGAAGACGGTGCTGCGCGTCAGCGACGACTGA
- a CDS encoding LysR family transcriptional regulator ArgP translates to MTIPIDLAETLAAVVDTGTMDAAARRLHITPSAVSQRIRALEERVGQVLLVRAKPARATEAGARVVRLARQYALLAHDTLVELGLDGAGVAGDRAVSIPLAVNADSMATWFLAPLADVATEHRVVFDLHRDDQDFTAALLESGEVVAAVTSRAEPVAGCRVSALGTMRYEAVATPAVAERMRADAASVPLVDFDRRDDLQSRWLREQGIDPATPPRHYVPGSNDFAIAVRAGLGWGMLPEVQSEDALAAGRIVRLGGAPIDVPLYWQQWNIDSPLLRATADAVAAGARRALRPVSRR, encoded by the coding sequence ATGACAATCCCGATCGACCTCGCCGAGACGTTGGCCGCCGTGGTCGACACCGGAACGATGGATGCGGCTGCCCGCCGGCTGCACATCACCCCGTCCGCGGTCAGCCAGCGGATCCGCGCGCTGGAAGAGCGGGTCGGGCAGGTGCTCCTCGTTCGCGCGAAGCCGGCCCGGGCGACCGAGGCGGGCGCGCGGGTGGTGCGCCTCGCCCGGCAGTACGCGCTGCTCGCCCACGACACGCTCGTCGAGCTCGGCCTCGACGGCGCGGGCGTGGCCGGCGACCGTGCCGTCAGCATCCCGCTCGCTGTCAACGCCGATTCGATGGCGACCTGGTTCCTCGCCCCGCTCGCGGACGTCGCGACGGAGCATCGCGTCGTGTTCGACCTGCACCGCGATGACCAGGACTTCACGGCCGCTCTTCTGGAATCGGGGGAGGTCGTCGCGGCCGTCACCTCGCGGGCCGAGCCGGTCGCCGGCTGCCGGGTCAGCGCGCTCGGCACCATGCGGTACGAGGCGGTCGCCACGCCCGCCGTCGCCGAGCGCATGAGGGCGGATGCGGCATCCGTTCCCCTCGTCGACTTCGACCGCCGCGACGACCTTCAGTCGCGCTGGTTGCGCGAGCAGGGGATCGATCCGGCGACCCCGCCCCGGCATTACGTGCCCGGCTCGAACGACTTCGCGATCGCCGTTCGCGCGGGCCTCGGCTGGGGGATGCTGCCGGAGGTGCAATCGGAGGACGCCCTTGCGGCGGGGCGGATCGTGCGGCTCGGCGGCGCCCCGATCGACGTGCCGCTCTACTGGCAGCAGTGGAACATCGACTCGCCGCTCCTGCGCGCGACGGCAGACGCTGTCGCCGCCGGCGCGCGCCGTGCGCTCCGCCCGGTCAGTCGTCGCTGA
- a CDS encoding LysE/ArgO family amino acid transporter gives MTTALLPGFLLGLSLIVAIGAQNLFVLRQGIRREHVLAVAVICALSDAALIVVGVSGIGFALQSVPWVIEVVRWAGALFLLSYAFLAARRAWRPSGEALTVAGPANAPDAGQRAPTDAGGRAATDARPRAAATDAAPSPITTAARVRTPLLPVILTCLALTWLNPHVYLDTVFLLGSVAATQGDGRWWFAAGAATASVVWFFGLAYGARHLGRWLATPRAWRILDALIAVVMVAIAVGLLLG, from the coding sequence GTGACCACTGCTCTGCTCCCCGGATTCCTGCTCGGGCTCTCACTCATCGTCGCCATCGGCGCGCAGAATCTCTTCGTGCTGCGGCAGGGCATTCGCCGCGAGCACGTGCTGGCCGTGGCGGTGATCTGCGCGCTCTCGGATGCCGCACTCATCGTCGTCGGCGTTTCGGGCATCGGGTTCGCGCTGCAGTCCGTCCCGTGGGTCATCGAGGTGGTGCGGTGGGCGGGAGCACTCTTCCTGCTCTCCTACGCCTTCCTCGCCGCGCGGCGGGCCTGGCGCCCGAGCGGCGAGGCACTGACCGTCGCCGGCCCTGCGAACGCGCCGGATGCCGGACAACGCGCGCCGACGGATGCTGGCGGACGCGCGGCGACGGATGCTCGGCCCCGCGCCGCGGCGACAGACGCCGCGCCGAGCCCGATCACGACCGCCGCGCGCGTGCGCACACCGCTTCTTCCCGTCATCCTCACCTGCCTCGCGCTGACCTGGCTGAATCCGCACGTCTACCTCGACACCGTCTTCCTGCTGGGCTCGGTCGCGGCGACCCAGGGCGACGGGCGGTGGTGGTTCGCGGCCGGGGCGGCGACCGCCAGCGTGGTCTGGTTCTTCGGACTCGCCTACGGCGCGCGCCACCTCGGGCGCTGGCTTGCGACACCGCGGGCGTGGCGCATCCTCGATGCCCTCATCGCCGTCGTGATGGTCGCCATCGCCGTCGGTCTTCTGCTCGGCTGA
- a CDS encoding acylphosphatase, with protein sequence MVRRIHVIVHGHVQGVGFRWATRNEAQRLGLSGWVRNLDDGTVEAEAQGPEGDVERMRTWLAAGPRGARVARLDVSEADPDARSTAFTLRDTP encoded by the coding sequence ATGGTCCGCCGCATCCACGTCATCGTCCACGGTCACGTGCAGGGAGTCGGTTTCCGCTGGGCCACACGCAACGAAGCCCAGCGACTCGGGCTCTCCGGCTGGGTGCGCAATCTCGACGACGGCACCGTCGAGGCCGAGGCGCAAGGACCCGAGGGAGACGTCGAACGGATGCGGACCTGGCTCGCCGCCGGCCCGCGAGGTGCCCGTGTCGCGCGCCTCGACGTCTCCGAAGCCGACCCGGATGCCCGGAGCACGGCGTTCACCCTGCGCGACACTCCCTGA
- the rplA gene encoding 50S ribosomal protein L1, which translates to MAKSKAYIAAAEKIDAGKFYTPTEAVALAKETGSKKFDSTVEVALKLAVDPRKADQMVRGTVILPHGTGKTARVIVFATGPAAEAAIAAGADEVGGAELIEKVAAGWTAFDAAVSTPELMGQVGRLGKVLGPRGLMPNPKTGTVTPNAAKAVEEIKGGKIEFRVDKHANVHFVVGKASFTADQLDENIKAAIDEVVRLKPSSSKGRYIQKGAVSTTFGPGIPLDVNILA; encoded by the coding sequence ATGGCTAAGTCCAAGGCATACATCGCCGCCGCCGAGAAGATCGACGCCGGCAAGTTCTACACGCCGACCGAAGCGGTCGCGCTCGCGAAAGAGACCGGGTCGAAGAAGTTCGACTCGACCGTCGAGGTCGCACTCAAGCTCGCTGTCGACCCCCGCAAGGCAGACCAGATGGTGCGCGGCACCGTCATCCTGCCCCACGGCACCGGCAAGACCGCCCGTGTCATCGTCTTCGCGACGGGCCCCGCGGCCGAGGCGGCTATCGCCGCCGGAGCAGATGAGGTCGGCGGCGCCGAACTCATCGAGAAGGTCGCCGCTGGCTGGACCGCGTTCGACGCGGCCGTCTCGACGCCCGAGCTCATGGGCCAGGTCGGTCGCCTCGGAAAGGTGCTGGGCCCCCGCGGCCTGATGCCGAACCCGAAGACCGGCACCGTGACCCCGAACGCGGCGAAGGCCGTCGAGGAGATCAAGGGCGGAAAGATCGAGTTCCGCGTCGACAAGCACGCCAACGTGCACTTCGTCGTCGGCAAGGCATCGTTCACGGCTGACCAGCTCGACGAGAACATCAAGGCAGCGATCGACGAGGTCGTCCGCCTGAAGCCGTCGAGCTCCAAAGGTCGCTACATCCAGAAGGGTGCGGTGTCGACCACGTTCGGCCCCGGCATCCCGCTGGACGTCAACATCCTCGCCTGA
- the rplK gene encoding 50S ribosomal protein L11 codes for MAPKKKVTGLIKLQIKAGAANPAPPIGPALGQHGVNIMEFCKAYNAQTESQRGNVIPVEITVYEDRSFTFILKTPPAAELIKKAAGVAKGSPTPHTTKVAKLTQAQVREIAEAKQPDLNANDIEAASKIIAGTARSMGITVEG; via the coding sequence ATGGCACCGAAGAAGAAGGTGACCGGCCTGATCAAGCTTCAGATCAAGGCTGGTGCCGCAAACCCGGCGCCGCCGATCGGGCCCGCGCTCGGTCAGCATGGCGTCAACATCATGGAGTTCTGCAAGGCGTACAACGCCCAGACCGAGTCGCAGCGCGGCAACGTCATCCCCGTCGAGATCACCGTCTACGAGGACCGCAGCTTCACCTTCATCCTGAAGACCCCGCCCGCGGCGGAGCTCATCAAGAAGGCTGCCGGCGTCGCCAAGGGCTCGCCGACCCCGCACACGACCAAGGTGGCCAAGCTCACCCAGGCTCAGGTGCGCGAGATCGCTGAGGCGAAGCAGCCCGACCTGAACGCGAACGACATCGAGGCTGCCTCGAAGATCATCGCCGGCACCGCCCGTTCCATGGGCATCACGGTCGAGGGCTGA
- the nusG gene encoding transcription termination/antitermination protein NusG, whose translation MSEKYTDDADWATAAEQSSEDDEAQEGNVLAAEERSVESAEHAALHIEDVDGDDEDTDSDADQIDIVDVNDPEADAIVNDALEIDQAAEAEAAAEVLTESLADEEAEREAEEADEVTPYDGPDINGEPDAPVLDEELVSEIDAAASVVDDAESVEEAGDIPLEGDADADDEDADPYEAFRAELRALEGKWYVIHSYAGFERKVKANIEQRKSTLEVEEDIYQVEVPMEDVVEIKNGQRKMVTRVRIPGYVLVRMELNEDTWSVVRHTPGVTGFVGNAHNPTPLRFEEAFNMLKSLVVVEDVAPAKGGSAKGAPAAARVIAEVDYEIGETITIKEGSFAGLPGSISEIKPESGKLTVLVSLFERETPVELSFDQVSKMV comes from the coding sequence GTGTCTGAGAAATACACCGACGACGCCGACTGGGCGACCGCTGCCGAGCAGTCGAGCGAAGACGACGAAGCCCAGGAGGGCAACGTCCTCGCCGCAGAGGAGCGTTCTGTCGAGTCCGCTGAGCACGCCGCCCTGCACATCGAAGATGTCGATGGCGACGATGAGGACACCGACTCCGACGCCGACCAGATCGACATCGTCGACGTCAACGACCCCGAGGCGGATGCCATCGTGAACGACGCGCTCGAGATCGATCAGGCCGCCGAGGCCGAAGCCGCCGCCGAGGTGCTCACCGAGTCGCTCGCCGACGAAGAGGCAGAACGTGAAGCCGAGGAGGCGGACGAAGTGACTCCCTACGACGGTCCCGACATCAACGGCGAACCCGACGCTCCCGTCCTCGACGAGGAGCTGGTCTCCGAGATCGACGCCGCCGCATCCGTCGTCGACGACGCCGAGTCGGTCGAAGAAGCGGGCGACATCCCGCTCGAGGGTGACGCGGATGCCGACGACGAGGACGCAGACCCGTACGAGGCGTTCCGCGCCGAGCTCCGCGCCCTCGAGGGCAAGTGGTACGTCATCCACTCCTACGCCGGATTCGAGCGCAAGGTGAAGGCCAACATCGAGCAGCGGAAGTCCACGCTCGAGGTCGAGGAAGACATCTACCAGGTCGAGGTCCCGATGGAGGACGTCGTCGAGATCAAGAACGGTCAGCGCAAGATGGTCACGCGCGTCCGGATCCCCGGCTACGTGCTCGTGCGCATGGAGCTCAACGAAGACACCTGGTCGGTCGTCCGGCACACGCCCGGCGTCACCGGCTTCGTGGGCAACGCCCACAACCCGACGCCGCTCCGCTTCGAGGAGGCCTTCAACATGCTGAAGAGCCTCGTCGTCGTCGAGGACGTCGCGCCCGCCAAGGGCGGCAGCGCCAAGGGAGCGCCGGCTGCGGCCCGCGTCATCGCCGAGGTCGACTACGAGATCGGCGAGACGATCACCATCAAGGAGGGCTCGTTCGCGGGTCTTCCCGGTTCGATCAGCGAGATCAAGCCGGAGAGCGGCAAGCTCACCGTGCTCGTCTCCCTCTTCGAGCGCGAGACCCCGGTCGAGCTGTCGTTCGACCAGGTCTCCAAGATGGTCTGA
- the secE gene encoding preprotein translocase subunit SecE: MVQDETKGEVVATGGGAREKKPNVFARFVIFIRQVFAELRKVVTPTRKELLKFTGVVLGFVIVMMAVVYGLDVLFVWLTTVVFGVPAV; encoded by the coding sequence ATGGTCCAGGACGAAACGAAGGGCGAGGTCGTCGCCACGGGCGGCGGCGCGCGCGAGAAGAAGCCGAATGTCTTCGCGCGGTTCGTCATCTTCATCCGTCAGGTCTTCGCGGAACTCCGGAAGGTCGTCACCCCGACCCGCAAGGAACTGCTGAAGTTCACCGGCGTGGTCCTCGGTTTCGTCATCGTGATGATGGCGGTGGTGTACGGCCTCGACGTGCTCTTCGTCTGGCTGACGACCGTCGTCTTCGGCGTTCCCGCCGTCTGA
- a CDS encoding NAD-dependent succinate-semialdehyde dehydrogenase, translating to MSEYAVVNPATGETLATYPTLTDEELQEKIGAADAAFRVWRDTPVAERAALLRRVAELHRERRDELARIIVREVGKTTEAALGEVDFAADITEFYADNAERITADQPLDILGDGTAVVRKAPIGVLLGIMPWNFPYYQVARFSAPNLAIGNTILLKHAPQCPESSAAIEQMYADAGPPEGSYVNLYATNDQAATVIADRRVQGVSVTGSERAGAAVAELAGRHLKKVALELGGSDPFIVLSTTDLDATVTAAVDGRLDNNGQSCNAPKRFIVADELYDDFLEKFTRAMSSSKVGDPFAEDTILGPLSSVAAAERLQEQIDTAVAQGARLVAGGTRDGAFFAPTVLTDVTPEMDVYREELFGPAGVVYRVAGEEEAVHLANDTSFGLGSYVFTTDPEQADRVADAIDAGMVYVNCVLADSPELPFGGVKRSGTSREMGLLAADEFVNKKLVRVAG from the coding sequence ATGAGCGAATACGCGGTCGTGAACCCGGCGACGGGCGAGACGCTGGCCACCTACCCGACCCTCACCGACGAGGAGCTGCAGGAGAAGATCGGCGCGGCGGATGCGGCGTTCCGCGTCTGGCGCGACACCCCTGTGGCGGAGCGAGCAGCGCTGCTGCGCCGCGTCGCGGAGCTCCACCGCGAGCGGCGCGATGAACTCGCGCGGATCATCGTGCGGGAGGTCGGCAAGACGACGGAGGCGGCGCTCGGCGAGGTCGACTTCGCCGCCGACATCACCGAGTTCTACGCCGACAACGCCGAGCGCATCACGGCCGATCAGCCGCTCGACATCCTCGGCGACGGAACCGCGGTCGTGCGGAAGGCCCCGATCGGCGTGCTGCTCGGGATCATGCCGTGGAACTTCCCGTACTACCAGGTCGCCCGGTTCTCCGCGCCGAACCTCGCGATCGGCAACACGATCCTGCTGAAGCACGCGCCGCAGTGCCCGGAGTCCTCGGCCGCGATCGAGCAGATGTACGCGGATGCAGGTCCGCCCGAGGGTTCGTATGTGAACCTCTACGCGACGAACGACCAGGCCGCCACGGTGATCGCCGATCGCCGCGTGCAGGGGGTTTCGGTGACGGGGTCGGAGCGTGCGGGAGCGGCCGTCGCCGAACTCGCCGGACGGCACCTGAAGAAGGTCGCGCTCGAGCTCGGCGGATCGGATCCGTTCATCGTGCTCTCCACGACCGACCTCGACGCGACGGTGACCGCCGCGGTCGACGGGCGCCTCGACAACAACGGGCAGTCCTGCAACGCGCCCAAGCGATTCATCGTCGCCGACGAGCTGTACGACGACTTCCTCGAGAAGTTCACCCGCGCGATGTCGTCGTCGAAGGTGGGCGACCCGTTCGCGGAGGACACGATCCTCGGCCCGCTGTCGTCGGTGGCGGCGGCGGAGCGCCTGCAGGAGCAGATCGACACGGCCGTCGCGCAGGGAGCGCGGCTCGTCGCCGGCGGAACGCGCGATGGCGCGTTCTTCGCCCCGACCGTCCTCACCGACGTCACGCCGGAGATGGACGTCTATCGCGAAGAACTCTTCGGCCCGGCCGGCGTCGTCTACCGCGTCGCGGGGGAGGAAGAGGCCGTGCACCTCGCGAACGACACGAGCTTCGGGCTCGGCTCGTACGTGTTCACGACCGACCCGGAGCAGGCCGACCGCGTCGCGGACGCGATCGATGCGGGCATGGTCTACGTGAACTGCGTGCTGGCCGATTCGCCCGAACTGCCCTTCGGTGGGGTCAAGCGCTCGGGCACCTCTCGCGAGATGGGTCTGCTGGCGGCCGACGAGTTCGTCAACAAGAAGCTCGTCCGCGTCGCCGGCTGA
- a CDS encoding APC family permease, giving the protein MSAPERQVPVSDETGGLSSKGLSAGTVGLIGAIVIGISCIAPAYTLTAALGPTVSEVGVQVPAIMLVGFIPMLLVAFGYRELNNRMPDSGTSFTWATRAFGPWIGWMAGWGLIAATILVLSNLAGIAVEFLFLLIAQITNNPSIADLAFNPFINVAVCLLFMLAATLVSYRDMQTTQKLQYFLVGFQVIVLVFFAGAAIVATLNGSAFDATPFDIAWFDPFAVSSVTALVAGLSLSIFIFWGWDVTLTMNEETKDPDKTPGRAATLTVVIIVALYLLLAVALIMYAGVGDGEFGLGNEDIQSNVFFALSGPILGPLAFLVSLAVLTSSASSLQSTFVSPARTLLAMGHYGALPPAFAKVNPRFFTPGYATIVSAVVASAFYAVMRFVSENVLWDTITALGMMICFYYGITAFACVWYFRKQWFDSVRNVFFTFLFPLIGGVILAVLFVRTLIDSMDPDYGSGSRIGDLGLVFILGVTVILLGVAIMIWQSVVRPDFFRGKTLSLDAPSSLRRARR; this is encoded by the coding sequence ATGAGTGCACCCGAACGACAGGTTCCCGTGTCCGACGAGACCGGCGGGCTCTCCAGCAAGGGACTGAGTGCCGGAACGGTGGGCCTCATCGGCGCCATCGTCATCGGCATCTCCTGTATCGCCCCCGCCTACACGCTGACCGCGGCGCTCGGCCCGACCGTGTCCGAGGTCGGCGTGCAGGTGCCGGCGATCATGCTCGTCGGCTTCATCCCGATGCTGCTGGTCGCGTTCGGCTATCGCGAGCTGAACAACCGGATGCCCGACTCGGGTACCTCGTTCACGTGGGCGACGCGCGCCTTCGGCCCCTGGATCGGCTGGATGGCGGGCTGGGGCCTCATCGCCGCCACCATCCTGGTGCTCTCGAACCTGGCCGGCATCGCCGTGGAGTTCCTGTTCCTCCTGATCGCGCAGATCACGAACAACCCCTCGATCGCCGACCTGGCGTTCAACCCGTTCATCAACGTGGCGGTCTGTCTCCTGTTCATGCTGGCGGCGACGCTGGTGTCGTACCGCGACATGCAGACCACGCAGAAGCTGCAGTACTTCCTGGTCGGGTTCCAGGTGATCGTGCTGGTGTTCTTCGCGGGTGCCGCGATCGTCGCCACCCTGAACGGCTCCGCGTTCGATGCGACCCCGTTCGACATCGCCTGGTTCGACCCGTTCGCGGTGTCGTCGGTGACGGCGCTCGTCGCGGGCCTCTCCCTGTCGATCTTCATCTTCTGGGGGTGGGACGTCACCCTCACGATGAACGAGGAGACGAAGGACCCCGACAAGACGCCGGGGCGCGCCGCCACCCTCACCGTGGTCATCATCGTCGCGCTTTACCTGCTGCTGGCGGTCGCGCTGATCATGTACGCGGGAGTGGGTGACGGGGAGTTCGGGCTCGGCAACGAAGACATCCAGAGCAACGTCTTCTTCGCGCTGTCCGGCCCGATCCTCGGACCACTCGCGTTCCTCGTCTCGCTCGCGGTGCTGACGAGTTCGGCGTCATCGTTGCAGTCGACCTTCGTCTCGCCCGCGCGGACGCTCCTCGCCATGGGCCACTACGGAGCACTTCCGCCGGCGTTCGCGAAGGTCAACCCGCGGTTCTTCACGCCCGGGTACGCGACGATCGTCTCGGCCGTCGTGGCATCCGCGTTCTACGCCGTCATGCGCTTCGTCAGCGAGAACGTGCTCTGGGACACCATCACCGCCCTCGGCATGATGATCTGCTTCTACTACGGGATCACGGCCTTCGCCTGCGTCTGGTACTTCCGCAAGCAATGGTTCGACTCCGTGCGGAACGTCTTCTTCACGTTCCTCTTCCCGCTGATCGGCGGCGTCATCCTCGCGGTGCTGTTCGTGCGCACGCTGATCGACAGCATGGACCCCGACTACGGCAGCGGCTCCCGCATCGGCGACCTCGGCCTCGTGTTCATCCTCGGGGTCACCGTGATCCTGCTCGGCGTCGCCATCATGATCTGGCAGTCCGTCGTGCGCCCCGACTTCTTCCGCGGCAAGACCCTCTCGTTGGATGCTCCGTCGAGCCTCCGACGCGCGCGTCGCTGA